From the Nostoc sp. PCC 7107 genome, the window ACATTCAAATACAAGCAAAAATTAGATTTTCAGAAGATAATTCTATACATCCCACTTTAGAACTAAATTTAATTGATTCAGGTACAGGTTTTTTGGAAGCAGATTTACCGCATATTTTCGAGCGCTTTTATCGCGGGGATAAAGCCCGAACTCATTCATCCTTAGCCGATAATTCTATTGGATCGATTGTCGGTAATGGTTTAGGATTGGCGATTGTGCGGCAAATTCTTTTAGCTCATGGCGGTTCCATTACAGCCATGAACCATCCACAAACAGGTGGCGCTTGGATGCAGGTGATACTTCCCGAAGTTGTGGCGAACTCTCAAAGCCAAGACTATAGTTAATAGTATCTTCACTTTTGAGAATACAAGTGTGGAAGCTGTCGTTTATAATCCCAACCCTGACAGTTCTCAGTTAGCACGCGCTATCAGGCGCTTAGAACGAGATGTTTTACGTATGGGAGCTTTGGTAGAACAATCATTTCGCCTAAGCCACCAAGCGTTATTTGCTCGTAACCTAACAGCTGCTGAAGAACTCCCCAAATTAGATAAAAAAATTGACCGTTTTTATAGACAAATAGAATCAGACTGTACAGCAATTATGACCCAAGCACCAACAGCCCAAGATTTGCGCTGTTTAAGTGCTTTCATGCAATTAGTCCGAGATTTAGAACGTATAGGTGATTATGCGAAAGATTTAGCTAAAATTGCGATAAAACTCTTTCCTTATGAGCCTCATACATCTTTGCCAGAAATTGAAATCATGTCACACCACGCCCAGGCAATGTTAGCAACTAGCTTGGTAGCTTTGGCAGATTTAGATGAAGCTGGTGGTAGGGGAATTAAGCATTTAGATGATGCTGTTGATAATGCTTACGCTCGCCTTTATCAAACTTTAGCTCAACAACGAGATATTCCTGGAGTTGTAGAGCCAATTATCCTGCTGGCATTGGCAATTCGTTGTCTGGAACGTATGGCAGATCATGCCACTAATATTGGTCAAAGAGTAGCATATATTGTCACTGGTCAACGCACTTAAGCACAATTAATGATAAATTTTTCCCAATTACGGAATTGATTATTTAGCAAATATTGTGTTACCAAATACAACATTAAAAAAAGCGAGAATTGGAATGTGTGATTTCCAA encodes:
- the phoU gene encoding phosphate signaling complex protein PhoU, whose translation is MEAVVYNPNPDSSQLARAIRRLERDVLRMGALVEQSFRLSHQALFARNLTAAEELPKLDKKIDRFYRQIESDCTAIMTQAPTAQDLRCLSAFMQLVRDLERIGDYAKDLAKIAIKLFPYEPHTSLPEIEIMSHHAQAMLATSLVALADLDEAGGRGIKHLDDAVDNAYARLYQTLAQQRDIPGVVEPIILLALAIRCLERMADHATNIGQRVAYIVTGQRT